DNA sequence from the Treponema sp. OMZ 838 genome:
TTGTCATAAAATATTGGTATGAAACATATCTATACGAAAATGCTGCCATTTATGGCGGCGCTGATTGTTATTTCCTGCGGAAGCTGCTCAAGTAAAGACGAAATCAAGCCGCTTACTGAAGGAGGTTCTATGAAGTTGACAAGCACGGCTTTTGCCGACGGCGAAAAAATGCCCCAAGAATTTGCAAAACTCGGAGCGAATCACATTCCTCCGCTCGAAATCGACGGTGTACCGGAGGGTACAAAGAGTCTTGCGATTATCGTGCACGATCCGGATGCGCCGCTTCCCGGCGGATTTTATCATTGGACGCTGTGGAACATTCCGCCGCAAACAACGTCGATCGGAGAAGGTAATGTGCCATCGGATGCCGTCGAAGGCGAAACAAGCTGGGGTACGAGCGGCTACAACGGGCCTCAACCGCCGTTTGGGACGCACCGCTATATTTTTTATCTCTATGCGCTCGATATGAATCTGAGTCTTCCGGCGGGCAGCAGCGTAAAAGAGCTTAAAGCCGCGATTAAGGGGCACGCAATCGAAGCTGCTTCACTTACGGGTATGTTCGGTGCTAAGGATAACCCCTGACCAAAGCAGTGAAAAATTATCCGTATATTATAATGATCTAAACCCATCATTCACCGAGGGGGTGTAGAGAAATGAATTTATTTTTGTGCTCACACTTTTCGAAAGTAGGCGCTCTTCTTAAAGATCTCATTGCGGGGAAAAGAGTTGCTTTCATTCCCACTGCATCGATACACGAAGGGTACACAGGCTATGTAGGGTCAGCCCGTACATTATTCAAAAAATTAGGAGCCGAGCTGACTGAAATTGAGATTTCAACTGCAAACGCTTCCGATATTACGCAGGTGTTTGATGCAGCAGATATTATTTATTTTACCGGCGGTAATGCATTTTTCCTTATTGATCAATTGAGGAAAACCGGTACGGATACGTTGCTAAAGCAACAGCTGGAAAAAGGGAAATTATTTATTGGGGAATCAGCAGGCGCTATTGTATGTGCTCCGGAGCTTTCTTATATTGAAAAAATGGATCCTATTCCGGAAAATTATTCTCAGAGTGATTATGCCGGATTAGGACTCATCAATTTTTATGTGCTACCGCACTATCTTACCGCACCATTCAAAAAAGTTACCGCAGACATTATGCAGTCATTCTCAAAGATCGAACTATGCGCTATCAATAATGCACAAGCTCTTAGTGTTAAAGACGGAGTACGGAAGCTGGTGAGTGTAGAGAAAGAGTAAAATACAAGTATGGCATTTGATGCGATGAACGCCGCCACTATTATCAAACACAGTGCGGTGCGCAGCGTTATAACGAAATCAAATTTACCCGTAGCGGACTATTCCGTTAATCCATACACCGGATGTATACATGCGTGTAAATATTGTTATGCGTCTTTTATGCGAAGGGAGAATATTGATTTATGCTTTCAATATTAGGTGCAGTATTATTTGGAGTTATAGCGATTATGACAGTTCTTGTTGCTTGCGGTTTGCCTTTGGGCGAATTTACAATGGGAGGACAACATAAAATCTTACCTAAGAAATTGAGAGTTGCGGCAGTCATTTCAGTGGCTATCCAAATTTTTGCAATGATAATTATTTTGCAAGCCGGAGGTTTTATTTCCTTGTG
Encoded proteins:
- a CDS encoding YbhB/YbcL family Raf kinase inhibitor-like protein, translating into MKHIYTKMLPFMAALIVISCGSCSSKDEIKPLTEGGSMKLTSTAFADGEKMPQEFAKLGANHIPPLEIDGVPEGTKSLAIIVHDPDAPLPGGFYHWTLWNIPPQTTSIGEGNVPSDAVEGETSWGTSGYNGPQPPFGTHRYIFYLYALDMNLSLPAGSSVKELKAAIKGHAIEAASLTGMFGAKDNP
- a CDS encoding Type 1 glutamine amidotransferase-like domain-containing protein, with amino-acid sequence MNLFLCSHFSKVGALLKDLIAGKRVAFIPTASIHEGYTGYVGSARTLFKKLGAELTEIEISTANASDITQVFDAADIIYFTGGNAFFLIDQLRKTGTDTLLKQQLEKGKLFIGESAGAIVCAPELSYIEKMDPIPENYSQSDYAGLGLINFYVLPHYLTAPFKKVTADIMQSFSKIELCAINNAQALSVKDGVRKLVSVEKE